Within the Thermosynechococcaceae cyanobacterium Okahandja genome, the region TCGATCGCCATCAAAAAGAACCAGCCACCGGCCACCGACATCACACTATTCCAGATCAAGCCAATTGCTCCGGCGGGCAGATCCAGCGTCCACACCTGCTGCCACCAGCCCAAGCGATAGATTTTGGCCACCTCCCGCAACTCCCGCGGCACGCTAATCAGCGACTGGTAAAAGCTAAAGGTCATGTTCCAGGCCATGCCAGTGTAGATAAGAATAATTGCCGCCAACTCCACCCCCAGACGACTGCCCGGAAAAATGGCAATCAGAGCCAGCACAACCCCGGGTAAAAACGACAGCACCGGAATTGACTGCAAAATATCCAGTAGTGGCAGCAGAATCTTTTCGGCGGTGCGGTTGTAAAACGCCAAGTAAGAATAAAAGATGCTAAACACAAGGGAAATGATGTAGGCAATTAACATGCGCAACAGGGTCTGCGCCGTATAACTCGGTAAGACGCTGGGACTCAGTTCAATCGTAATCGTGGGGTCATAGCTGGCAGTGAATTTGGCCGCCGTGTTCACAATCCAAAAAATCAGCGTAATCAGCGCCAAAATAATGAAGCCATCTTGCCACGTCCATGGGCGGTTAGGGGCTTGGTTATCGGGGGTGAGGGGGCGTGCCATGCAGTTCCTCCATGGGGCATCTCCACGCAGCAAATTATAGCTTCCTGCTGTGGATCTATCGGCGTACCGCTTAAGCTGAAAATAAATCCCTCGGCGCGGCTGCCATGTTCTTAAGAAACTGGGCAAAGGCTTGCAGGGCATGGCGGTGGCGATCGCCCGCAGCGGCACTAAAGTTATTGTGACCCGCCTCTGCCACCCACAGGGAGAACTTAGGGTCGGCAGCCGTCGCAAACAGGGCTTGACCATGGTGAAAGGGAACCACATCATCCGCTTTGCCGTGCAGGATTAACACTGGCACTGCCACCTGCGACAGCTTCGCTTGGTTCGTAAATTTATCAAAAGGAAACAGGGGAAAGGGCACCACCACCCGAAACGCAGAGGTAAAGGTACTTTCTAGGATGAGTCCGGCAACAGGAACCTGAGTGGCCAGTTCTGTGGCCACCCCACCCCCCAGCGATCGCCCGTAGAGAATAATCTGTGCTGGCGGCACCTGCAGGGTTTGGGTCAGATACTCATAAGCGGCTCGTGCATCCTCATAGGCATTGGCTTCGCTGGGGGTACCCGTACTGAGGCCATAGCCGCGGTAGTCGTAGGCCAAGACGGCAAAGCCCCAATCCCGATACTGACTCAGGAGCGGCTGAATCACTCCCAAATCTTCGGCATTACCGTGGCTGTACAAAAGGGTAAAGGATGCCTCCGGGTTCGGTAAATAGAGCAGCGCAAGGCGATCGCCCCCGGCCATGGGGATCAAACGCATCTGTGGGGACAACTCGTAGGTTGCCGGCGGCGGATGAAAGATCATCGCATCCGCCCGCAAGTAAACGTAGGCGGCCACCATCCCATAGATGAGGATCGCCGACCGCAGCAGTCGTCCCCAACTCAACTCTCCTAGCAGGTAGCGCTGCCACCTTCCCATTAGACCGAGCGTTTCAGTCCCGGAGCCACCAAGGACTGCTGTGCCACCGAGGCATCAGCGTGCTGGGCAAGGGTGGGTACCACCTCCCGCACTCGCGCAATCACCTGGCCCGTTGTCGCATCGTAAATTTGCGTCAGTAGCTTTGGATATAACCCAATGCCAATAATGGGCACCAACAGGCAGGCAATAATGAAGACCTCGCGAGGCTCCGCATCAATGAGCGCTTCGTGCTCCGTCAGTTCCTTGTTTTCCGGGCCGTAGAAAATTTCTCGCAGCATCGAGAGCAAATAAATGGGGGTCAAGATCACACCGACGGCGGCCAGAAAGACCACAATCACCTTAAAGGTCATTGAGTAGGCATCACTGGTGGCAAAGCCAATAAACACCATTAACTCCGCCACAAAGCCACTCATCCCCGGCAGTGCCAGCGAGGCAAGGGAGCAGGCGGTAAACATGGCAAAGATTTTCTTCATCTTTTGGCCGACACCCCCCATTTCCTCCAAGATCAGCGTATGGGTGCGATCGTAGGTAGCGCCCACCAAAAAGAACAGACTCGCGCCAATCAACCCGTGGGACACCATTTGCAGAACCGCACCGCTCATGCCCAAATTTGTAAATGAGCCAATACCAATCAGCACAAAGCCCATGTGGGAAATAGACGAGTAGGCAATTTTCCGCTTCAGGTTGCGCTGGGCGTAGGAAGTTAAGGCGGCATAGATAATGTTCACCA harbors:
- a CDS encoding alpha/beta hydrolase yields the protein MGRWQRYLLGELSWGRLLRSAILIYGMVAAYVYLRADAMIFHPPPATYELSPQMRLIPMAGGDRLALLYLPNPEASFTLLYSHGNAEDLGVIQPLLSQYRDWGFAVLAYDYRGYGLSTGTPSEANAYEDARAAYEYLTQTLQVPPAQIILYGRSLGGGVATELATQVPVAGLILESTFTSAFRVVVPFPLFPFDKFTNQAKLSQVAVPVLILHGKADDVVPFHHGQALFATAADPKFSLWVAEAGHNNFSAAAGDRHRHALQAFAQFLKNMAAAPRDLFSA